A window of Diospyros lotus cultivar Yz01 chromosome 14, ASM1463336v1, whole genome shotgun sequence contains these coding sequences:
- the LOC127790356 gene encoding calmodulin-7 produces the protein MADQLTDDQISEFKEAFSLFDKDGDGCITTKELGTVMRSLGQNPTEAELQDMINEVDADGNGTIDFPEFLNLMARKMKDTDSEEELKEAFRVFDKDQNGFISAAELRHVMTNLGEKLTDEEVDEMIREADVDGDGQINYEEFVKVMMAK, from the exons ATGGCGGATCAGCTAACGGACGACCAGATCTCCGAGTTCAAGGAGGCCTTCAGCCTCTTCGACAAGGATGGCGACG GCTGCATCACCACCAAGGAGCTTGGAACTGTAATGAGGTCACTGGGGCAGAATCCAACCGAGGCTGAGCTGCAGGACATGATAAATGAGGTTGATGCTGATGGTAACGGCACCATTGACTTCCCCGAGTTTCTTAATCTAATGGCCCGGAAAATGAAGGATACGGACTCTGAAGAGGAGCTGAAAGAAGCGTTTCGAGTTTTTGACAAGGATCAAAATGGTTTCATTTCTGCTGCTGAGTTGCGTCATGTGATGACGAACCTAGGGGAGAAGCTTACAGATGAAGAAGTCGACGAGATGATTAGGGAGGCTGATGTTGACGGCGATGGACAAATCAACTATGAGGAGTTTGTTAAGGTGATGATGGCCAAGTGA